In the genome of Cryptomeria japonica chromosome 8, Sugi_1.0, whole genome shotgun sequence, one region contains:
- the LOC131030468 gene encoding aspartic proteinase PCS1, whose protein sequence is MGGAALISFLFFFSSAFMIILPAIVSARNHPHTTVLLNVSSVLHKSSVHNRSSLALPLLSVSTTNASSLLVNALVKRTKAAQGRTYFSYNDVTLMTEVTVGSPPQKQKMVLDTGSELSWLNCQVGAGHSSFNPALSSSYASLPCNSPVCREKTKDFPIPTSCDSKLCHFTYTYADGTDIEGKLGKDFITFPAFKIPGFVFGCSDSAPLPETPGLMGLNRGELSLISQLGMARKFSYCITDRVAKPGSAGLLLFGDSPFAKYLHYTPLLSISLPLPYFNRAAYSVRMEGIKVGNKLLPIPKSVFLPDHTGAGQTMIDSGTQFTLLLGEAYTPLREAFVEQNRGHLKPMTGNVAFYGALDLCYDLPANPAQFPPVTPVTLLFNSAQVTLDAHHLLFRVPEGSGAAIPKGRAIYCFTFGNSDLVFVEANIIGNHHQQNLWIEYDLQNSRIGFARARCDV, encoded by the coding sequence ATGGGTGGTGCAGCTTTAAtctccttcttgttcttcttctcctCTGCATTTATGATCATACTTCCGGCCATTGTCTCTGCAAGGAATCATCCACATACCACTGTCCTTTTGAATGTCAGTAGTGTCCTACACAAATCATCTGTCCATAACAGGTCTTCTTTAGCATTGCCTCTCTTGTCTGTGTCCACAACCAATGCTTCATCCTTACTGGTCAATGCTCTGGTTAAGCGAACAAAAGCTGCTCAGGGCAGAACTTATTTCAGCTACAATGATGTTACTCTCATGACAGAAGTCACAGTGGGTAGTCCTCCACAGAAGCAAAAGATGGTTCTTGATACTGGCAGTGAGCTCTCCTGGCTCAACTGCCAAGTGGGTGCAGGCCATTCCTCCTTCAATCCAGCCCTTTCTTCTTCCTATGCCTCATTGCCCTGCAATTCCCCTGTTTGCAGAGAAAAAACCAAGGATTTCCCCATACCCACAAGCTGTGATTCCAAGCTCTGCCACTTCACATACACCTATGCTGATGGGACCGACATTGAAGGAAAGCTGGGgaaagatttcatcactttccctgcTTTCAAAATCCCCGGTTTCGTCTTTGGGTGCTCTGATTCTGCACCTCTGCCTGAGACTCCTGGTCTCATGGGGCTCAATCGTGGTGAGCTATCCCTGATTTCTCAGCTCGGCATGGCTCGGAAATTCTCTTACTGTATCACCGATCGAGTCGCCAAACCTGGCTCTGCTGGCCTTCTTCTATTTGGGGATTCCCCATTTGCCAAATATCTGCACTACACCCCTCTGCTCAGTATTTCTCTTCCCCTGCCTTACTTCAACAGGGCTGCTTACAGTGTGAGAATGGAGGGCATTAAGGTCGGAAACAAGCTTCTTCCGATTCCCAAATCGGTGTTCTTGCCTGATCACACAGGTGCTGGGCAGACCATGATCGATTCGGGCACCCAGTTCACACTACTTCTCGGGGAAGCCTACACGCCTCTCAGAGAAGCCTTTGTGGAACAGAACAGAGGGCATTTGAAGCCAATGACGGGCAATGTTGCATTCTATGGAGCTCTTGATCTCTGCTACGATCTTCCTGCCAATCCTGCACAATTTCCCCCTGTTACGCCCGTTACTCTGCTCTTTAATTCTGCTCAAGTCACGCTCGATGCCCACCATTTGCTGTTCCGAGTCCCTGAAGGCAGCGGTGCCGCTATTCCCAAAGGTCGGGCAATTTACTGCTTCACATTTGGGAATTCGGATTTGGTTTTCGTGGAGGCCAACATTATTGGGAATCATCACCAGCAGAATTTGTGGATTGAGTACGATCTTCAGAATTCAAGGATTGGATTTGCAAGAGCTCGCTGCGATGTGTGA